A part of Terriglobus roseus genomic DNA contains:
- a CDS encoding YncE family protein, with protein sequence MRLIVKFAAVVTLLSSTVCFAELPKPTKSTKPAEPQLMYLGTWPHAIRVIDMNTEKVVDTIELPTDIARTLVLSPDKTKLYASSLRDNCIVTIDLKTRKVIDSFSLNTPTEQNRIAGLGVDPNGKLMYTQITTFIKKSDRFEVEDPKWAVIDLEQKKVTRTVPVPQAERNAGGGGGGRAPYRISPDGKFLYVVRQNIQIYNTSDFKLVKTIDLASTAAPPGTETLSLNLMDDPNAPTGRIWGIFNSTDPYVHRAIFGFADIDLFNGDYQLTPIAPSEGSLQPMMITPDHKMGYTVFTSGTHGDRITEFWAFDLDSKKIVARKEFPGRTRLAAFGMSADGKKLLIYSAGYEVEVYDTKTMALEKSIDLGGDTTSNLIVMPFHP encoded by the coding sequence ATGCGTTTGATTGTGAAATTTGCCGCCGTCGTCACTTTGCTATCGAGCACGGTTTGCTTTGCTGAACTTCCAAAACCGACGAAGTCGACGAAACCAGCGGAACCACAGTTGATGTATCTGGGCACGTGGCCGCATGCCATTCGTGTCATCGACATGAACACTGAGAAGGTTGTCGACACGATCGAGCTTCCTACGGATATCGCGCGTACGTTGGTGCTCTCTCCAGACAAGACGAAGTTGTACGCTTCGAGCTTGCGTGACAACTGCATTGTGACGATCGATCTGAAGACTCGCAAGGTGATCGACTCGTTCTCGTTGAATACGCCGACGGAACAGAACCGTATTGCGGGTCTTGGTGTCGATCCTAACGGCAAGCTGATGTATACCCAGATCACCACTTTCATCAAGAAGAGCGATCGCTTCGAGGTGGAAGATCCTAAATGGGCCGTCATTGACCTGGAACAGAAGAAGGTCACACGCACCGTTCCAGTGCCGCAGGCAGAGCGTAACGCAGGTGGTGGCGGTGGTGGTCGCGCTCCGTATCGCATATCGCCGGATGGAAAATTTCTCTATGTCGTTCGGCAGAATATTCAGATCTACAACACATCGGACTTCAAGTTGGTAAAGACGATTGATCTTGCCAGCACGGCTGCACCGCCGGGTACGGAGACACTGTCGTTGAATCTGATGGATGATCCGAATGCGCCGACGGGACGTATCTGGGGCATCTTCAACTCGACTGATCCCTATGTGCACCGGGCGATCTTTGGTTTTGCGGACATTGACTTGTTCAATGGTGACTATCAGCTGACGCCGATTGCGCCGAGCGAAGGCAGCTTGCAGCCCATGATGATTACGCCGGATCACAAAATGGGATACACCGTCTTCACGTCAGGTACGCACGGTGATCGCATCACCGAGTTCTGGGCGTTTGATCTGGATAGCAAGAAGATCGTGGCACGCAAAGAATTCCCAGGACGCACGCGTCTAGCGGCATTTGGTATGTCAGCAGATGGCAAGAAGCTGTTGATCTACAGCGCGGGCTACGAAGTTGAGGTGTACGACACGAAAACCATGGCGTTAGAGAAGTCGATTGACCTTGGTGGTGATACGACATCGAACCTGATCGTGATGCCGTTCCATCCGTAA
- a CDS encoding ABC transporter ATP-binding protein gives MQQKERASIPYRQYRRAMVFVAPFWRGLTFVLLLGLFSTVVSLAQPYISRLLIDNALLRHNMSALLRIAFLMLAVTVVGFVVNALSNYVYTRVSAESLFQMRLAVFEHLQRLSPRYFARQKLGDIVSRINNDIGEVQRVCSDTLLSVFSNVLFLVGSLFMMAWLNPRLMLASVCLLPISIFALRHYQNRLMIHTAELRQRSSDLGSFLIEAIMGLRLIVTSTAEQRETQKFRNHNSRFVASLLSMQMTSFYASALPGTVLTLSTAIVFLYGGSLVIHGALTVGAFVAFLAYHVKLLGPVQNLLGIYTSLLTGGVSLARVFEVLDVPVEVIEANDPTSLVPLQSEIRLENVSFRYLPNVPVLEDVSMRLRKGRLHVLVGPSGAGKSTVGDLLVRFFDVHAGKITVDGENIRDFSLSDLRSMIAVVEQTPYLFHASVRENIAYAHPEATISQIHEAARQAGIHEFLQRLPERYETMIGERGSTLSVGERQRIALARALLRDPQVLVLDEPTSALDPEAEAIVTDELTNNLRGRTTLVITHRASLVHAADYVFVLSGGRIIQEGAPHALPQGDGAWVQSFGRETVQVETATV, from the coding sequence ATGCAGCAGAAGGAAAGAGCTTCAATTCCGTACCGTCAGTATCGGAGAGCGATGGTGTTTGTCGCGCCCTTCTGGCGAGGACTGACGTTTGTTTTGCTGCTCGGCCTATTCTCGACGGTTGTCAGTCTTGCCCAGCCATATATCTCCCGTCTGTTGATTGACAATGCATTACTGCGCCACAACATGTCAGCGTTGTTGCGGATTGCATTTCTGATGCTGGCAGTAACTGTTGTCGGATTTGTGGTGAATGCTCTATCGAATTACGTCTACACCCGCGTCTCCGCAGAGAGCCTGTTTCAGATGCGGCTTGCAGTGTTTGAGCATTTGCAGAGGCTCTCGCCCCGATACTTTGCGCGGCAGAAGCTCGGCGATATTGTCTCGCGCATTAACAACGACATCGGTGAGGTGCAGCGCGTCTGCTCAGACACGTTGCTCTCCGTCTTCTCCAATGTGCTGTTCCTGGTGGGTAGCCTATTCATGATGGCGTGGCTGAATCCACGGCTTATGCTTGCAAGTGTTTGTTTGCTGCCGATCAGTATTTTTGCTCTGCGTCATTATCAGAATCGTTTGATGATTCACACCGCGGAGCTTCGGCAACGCAGCTCAGACCTCGGCAGCTTTCTGATTGAAGCCATCATGGGACTGCGATTGATTGTGACTTCAACCGCAGAACAGCGCGAGACTCAGAAATTCCGCAATCACAATAGCCGTTTTGTGGCGTCGCTGCTTTCAATGCAAATGACGTCGTTCTATGCAAGTGCATTGCCTGGCACAGTCCTTACGCTCTCGACTGCCATTGTGTTCCTATACGGCGGAAGTCTGGTGATCCATGGGGCGCTGACTGTAGGAGCATTTGTTGCCTTTTTGGCATATCACGTGAAGCTACTCGGCCCGGTGCAGAATCTTCTTGGTATCTACACCAGTCTGCTCACGGGTGGCGTGTCTCTGGCTCGTGTGTTTGAAGTTCTCGACGTGCCGGTGGAGGTGATAGAAGCCAATGATCCCACTTCGCTAGTGCCGCTGCAGAGTGAGATCCGACTGGAAAATGTGAGCTTTCGCTATCTACCGAACGTGCCTGTTTTAGAAGATGTGTCGATGCGTTTGCGGAAGGGCCGGCTGCATGTGTTGGTAGGGCCAAGCGGCGCAGGTAAGTCAACTGTGGGTGATCTGTTGGTGCGGTTCTTCGATGTACACGCTGGGAAGATCACGGTAGATGGCGAAAACATCCGCGACTTTTCGCTATCCGATCTCCGCAGCATGATCGCGGTCGTGGAGCAGACACCTTATCTATTCCACGCTTCGGTTCGTGAGAATATCGCATACGCTCATCCTGAAGCGACCATTTCTCAGATACACGAAGCGGCACGGCAAGCGGGCATTCACGAGTTTCTACAACGCTTGCCGGAGCGCTATGAAACGATGATCGGCGAACGTGGCTCTACGCTCTCTGTTGGTGAGCGTCAACGTATTGCGCTGGCACGTGCTCTGCTTCGCGATCCACAGGTGCTGGTGTTGGACGAGCCAACTTCTGCACTTGACCCGGAGGCTGAAGCGATAGTGACTGATGAATTGACCAACAACCTTCGCGGCCGGACAACGTTGGTGATTACACATCGTGCGTCGTTGGTGCATGCTGCTGACTATGTATTTGTTCTCAGCGGAGGTCGAATCATTCAAGAAGGAGCGCCGCACGCCCTGCCGCAGGGCGACGGTGCTTGGGTGCAAAGCTTTGGTCGCGAGACGGTCCAGGTGGAAACGGCGACAGTATGA
- a CDS encoding S8 family serine peptidase: protein MSKPVRIAILDSGVAVNHAHISRPVSGGVTITSDGISEGYADMLGHGTAVCALIQAMAPEAQVFSVKVFDRRLATTASIVMRAIEWCLENSMDIVNLSLGTANSDHRQQFAAVVDRVCVAGAVLVSAYEVNDTLMLPGSMRGVVGVVEDTACEREEVRVLPGDPRRVTACPYPLDIAGVPRERNLRGVSFSVAHVSARLACLRANDARTPWEELLRGASVATAV, encoded by the coding sequence ATGAGTAAACCGGTTCGCATTGCGATCTTAGATAGCGGTGTTGCGGTGAATCATGCACATATCTCTCGTCCAGTGTCTGGTGGCGTCACGATCACCTCTGACGGCATTTCAGAAGGATATGCGGACATGCTCGGGCATGGAACTGCAGTATGTGCGTTGATTCAGGCTATGGCACCAGAAGCGCAGGTATTCTCGGTAAAAGTATTCGATCGAAGACTGGCGACCACAGCATCTATCGTTATGCGTGCGATTGAATGGTGTCTGGAAAACAGCATGGACATTGTGAATCTAAGCCTCGGCACTGCAAATTCCGATCATCGGCAACAGTTTGCTGCTGTAGTCGACAGGGTGTGTGTGGCAGGGGCAGTCCTGGTCTCTGCTTATGAGGTGAATGACACTTTGATGTTGCCGGGATCCATGCGCGGTGTCGTGGGAGTGGTGGAAGACACAGCGTGCGAACGTGAAGAAGTTCGCGTGTTGCCCGGAGACCCACGGCGGGTGACAGCTTGTCCCTATCCATTGGACATTGCAGGTGTACCTCGCGAACGCAATCTTCGTGGTGTGAGCTTTTCTGTCGCACATGTGTCTGCGCGGCTTGCGTGCTTGAGAGCTAACGATGCGCGCACACCATGGGAAGAGCTTCTGCGTGGTGCGTCTGTCGCAACAGCGGTTTGA
- a CDS encoding TonB-dependent receptor, with protein MSVFTFRSGRVLPVSFAAVLSLSAIATPNTAHAQSTTGSFVGTVKDPSGSVIVSAKVTLSNVKTGRSVVDVTNKAGQYELLNIEPGDYTIEIEASGFTKLTFTDLTLLSRETRRADGVLTIGAANTSVTVQAAAAVINTDTPNIAQTREGIELTTLPIAISSIQGGSTSPYSTLQTQAGVTQDSSGNLNVAGATQAMMNITVDGISTMNVNSASVAQEMFPSFNAIEEIRVSQNANAAEFGGTTDITTVSKGGNNNSHGQAFDNYQSKGFNSNSPFTPTNKANLVLNDFGGFYGGPVKIPWLYNGKDKTFYFLSYEGLRRPNQSTAVLSVPTLAERNGDFSAFTKQLYHADGITPWSGNQIPVSQWSSTSKYLMNTYYPTPNTGSVGQLANNYTTNINTPIGSEQGDARFDQTFTSRQTAYVRYSYKQRSVQSALNSGLGGTISTPEKDTSLTGAYNYILTPYLFNEFRSGLSKYISASSFNSNSSVIANAGIQGIPNLLPTSVAAEPGLTITGLTSITGSSSIRSSNTYQFTDSMTWTHGRHTVKFGGDLRRMYAYSSNVFGSTRLGRYVFQTTSAVGTKMMQAGAPSTVTTVAAVAQFAQGIPDTTTVTDVLKPDQNGRANAYAFYMQDDFKVTNSLTLSYGLRYEYHPPFTDKFDNTANFLTDYYSTSNGQTVRGAVVVPSDYAVQNNVIAQFRTSVSPYPIITAAQAGLGRGLTNPTKIDFAPRFGFAWRPLHNDKTVVRGGLGQFVVAPLGQGVNAGWAVSASAVANYTNTYSNGAPVLAFPTPFATTPSASSALSFSYGQTPNYRDPTMQQWNLTLEQSVGFDTGVRVTYMGNHAQKLNNLSSINQIPYQSLAAGAAAPAQSQEPYPYLGNITFLQNVIQTNYNALTLEANHRMTKGLQFQTSYTFARNLSNNTITNVYKPMQDYGNVPNSTRKHRYLASFLYNLPFGRGQSLLGTSNFIVNKAVSNWSLSGFFVGQSGAFLTPSQTSAQGDPTGTANNAGYGSGYTIRPDVVPGVSPYSCTSCGARNRLAYLNGSSVAAYQPVMASATAATPGRQGNTAVGSLVGNGASSLSITLMKGLAFTEKIRLDAGVQVQNLFNRHNYADPAVVIGTPSSFGVSTAMQTAGDLGLRSMMLTGRLSF; from the coding sequence ATGTCTGTTTTTACATTCCGTTCCGGACGGGTTCTCCCCGTGTCGTTTGCCGCAGTGCTTTCTCTCAGCGCCATTGCCACCCCGAACACCGCACACGCACAATCCACGACAGGATCGTTCGTCGGCACGGTTAAGGATCCATCAGGTTCTGTGATCGTGAGTGCCAAAGTGACTTTGAGCAACGTGAAAACAGGCAGATCTGTTGTGGATGTAACCAACAAAGCGGGACAGTATGAGCTTTTGAACATAGAACCGGGCGACTACACGATCGAGATTGAAGCTTCCGGATTCACCAAACTGACCTTCACGGATCTGACACTGCTATCGCGTGAAACTCGGCGTGCAGATGGCGTTCTGACCATCGGTGCAGCGAACACATCCGTCACCGTGCAGGCTGCCGCAGCCGTCATCAATACCGACACCCCCAACATCGCACAGACTCGCGAAGGCATTGAACTCACAACTCTTCCCATTGCAATCTCCTCCATTCAGGGTGGTTCAACGAGCCCCTACTCGACACTTCAAACACAAGCAGGCGTTACTCAGGATTCCAGCGGCAACCTGAACGTCGCAGGCGCAACACAGGCCATGATGAACATCACTGTCGACGGCATCAGCACCATGAACGTGAACTCCGCCAGCGTGGCGCAGGAAATGTTTCCCTCGTTCAATGCGATCGAAGAAATCCGGGTGAGCCAGAATGCAAATGCGGCAGAGTTCGGCGGCACGACTGACATCACCACAGTATCCAAGGGTGGCAATAACAACTCACATGGCCAGGCCTTTGATAACTATCAGTCAAAGGGGTTTAACTCCAACAGCCCTTTCACACCGACCAACAAAGCCAATCTTGTTCTGAATGATTTTGGCGGGTTCTACGGTGGTCCTGTAAAAATCCCTTGGCTCTATAACGGCAAGGATAAGACTTTCTATTTCCTAAGTTACGAAGGGCTGCGCCGTCCTAACCAATCCACCGCGGTATTAAGCGTTCCCACCCTTGCGGAACGTAACGGAGACTTCTCCGCATTCACCAAGCAGCTTTACCATGCTGACGGCATCACGCCATGGTCGGGCAACCAGATCCCTGTCTCGCAGTGGAGCTCCACATCCAAATACTTAATGAACACGTACTACCCGACGCCCAACACGGGTTCGGTCGGACAACTTGCAAACAACTACACCACCAACATTAATACGCCGATTGGATCGGAGCAGGGCGACGCGCGGTTTGATCAAACCTTCACCTCTCGACAGACGGCATATGTGCGCTATAGCTACAAACAGCGTTCTGTACAGAGTGCTTTGAACAGCGGATTGGGTGGCACAATCTCAACACCCGAAAAAGACACGAGCCTCACCGGGGCCTACAACTACATCCTCACGCCATATTTATTCAACGAGTTTCGCTCAGGCTTAAGTAAGTACATCTCGGCATCCAGCTTCAATTCAAACTCATCTGTGATCGCCAACGCGGGCATCCAGGGTATCCCCAATCTTTTGCCAACATCTGTTGCAGCGGAACCCGGTCTTACGATCACGGGACTGACCAGCATCACTGGCAGCAGCAGCATTCGTAGCAGCAACACCTACCAATTCACAGACAGCATGACCTGGACACATGGACGCCACACGGTCAAGTTTGGCGGCGATCTTCGCCGCATGTATGCATACAGCTCCAATGTTTTCGGAAGCACACGGCTTGGTCGTTACGTATTTCAAACAACCAGTGCCGTGGGCACAAAGATGATGCAAGCAGGCGCTCCCTCTACCGTGACGACGGTTGCGGCTGTAGCCCAATTCGCGCAAGGCATCCCTGACACCACGACCGTCACAGACGTTCTGAAGCCAGACCAAAATGGCCGCGCCAATGCCTACGCGTTCTATATGCAGGACGATTTCAAAGTCACGAATTCACTCACGCTTAGCTATGGCCTGCGATACGAATACCATCCGCCGTTTACTGACAAGTTCGACAACACAGCAAACTTCCTCACGGATTACTACTCGACGTCTAACGGTCAAACCGTCCGCGGTGCGGTGGTTGTGCCCAGTGACTACGCAGTGCAAAACAACGTCATCGCGCAGTTCCGAACTTCCGTCAGCCCCTACCCGATCATCACAGCAGCACAGGCTGGGCTGGGACGCGGCCTTACTAACCCAACTAAAATTGACTTTGCACCACGCTTTGGTTTTGCATGGCGTCCACTTCACAACGATAAGACCGTCGTCCGTGGTGGCCTTGGCCAGTTCGTTGTAGCCCCGCTGGGACAGGGAGTAAATGCGGGCTGGGCTGTCAGTGCCAGCGCAGTGGCCAACTATACGAATACATATTCCAATGGCGCACCTGTGTTGGCCTTCCCCACACCATTCGCCACCACACCTTCTGCATCCTCTGCTCTGAGCTTTTCCTACGGACAGACTCCTAACTATCGTGACCCAACCATGCAGCAATGGAACCTTACACTGGAGCAGTCAGTTGGCTTTGACACTGGTGTGCGGGTGACTTACATGGGTAACCATGCGCAGAAGCTCAACAATCTCTCCAGCATCAATCAGATCCCATATCAGTCTTTGGCAGCAGGCGCGGCTGCACCTGCACAGTCACAAGAGCCATACCCCTACTTGGGAAACATCACCTTCCTGCAGAATGTAATTCAAACCAACTACAACGCTCTTACCCTGGAAGCAAACCATCGCATGACGAAGGGTCTGCAGTTCCAGACCAGCTATACCTTTGCACGCAATCTTTCCAACAACACCATCACCAACGTTTACAAACCAATGCAGGATTACGGCAACGTTCCGAATTCAACACGCAAGCATCGCTATCTTGCATCGTTCCTCTATAACTTACCCTTCGGACGTGGACAGAGCCTGCTCGGAACATCCAACTTCATCGTCAATAAGGCCGTCTCCAACTGGTCGCTTAGCGGTTTCTTCGTTGGCCAAAGCGGAGCGTTCCTCACGCCGTCACAGACATCTGCACAGGGTGATCCCACAGGCACTGCGAATAACGCGGGCTACGGCTCGGGATACACCATCCGTCCCGACGTCGTGCCAGGCGTTTCGCCGTATAGCTGCACATCCTGCGGCGCTCGTAATCGTCTTGCGTACTTAAACGGAAGCTCTGTTGCGGCGTATCAGCCAGTGATGGCTTCGGCCACAGCGGCGACTCCGGGACGTCAAGGAAACACCGCCGTTGGAAGTCTTGTTGGCAATGGAGCCAGCTCGCTTTCCATAACCCTTATGAAGGGACTGGCCTTCACCGAAAAGATCAGGTTGGATGCCGGAGTCCAGGTACAGAACCTTTTTAACCGCCACAACTATGCTGATCCGGCGGTCGTCATTGGAACACCTTCTTCTTTCGGTGTCTCCACGGCTATGCAAACAGCAGGTGATCTTGGCCTTCGCTCCATGATGCTGACAGGCCGCCTCTCCTTCTAG
- a CDS encoding DUF1553 domain-containing protein: MPQSAQGDAKPMKPEEIAVLKEWVKEGAVYRPHWAFEVPVKVQLPQVNNAAWAKNPIDRFVLASLQTEGLNPSPEADKRALIRRVTLDLTGLLPDPKEVEAFVKDASPDAYEHVVDALLARPSYGEARTRYWLDYTRYADTYGIHFDNNRYISPYRDYLIRSFNLNKPYDQFAMEQIAGDMMPSKTLDAIIASAYVRSGISSNEGGAIPEELRVNIARERTEAYGAAFLGLTVGCAVCHDHKYDPTTQKDFYSLSAFFNNMEELPFNGDAPNWAPVVRMPKPQNEAAYDRVWAKRTELQSDVNQARADERGMVSAWLASRKDLPTPVSPDAMQLRLRLDEGGGEVLKNSAPHSMPAEFAIGKNKPQWGENTFLWPDFRLDTTTRISLGQTGDMEWNQPFSAGGWVMLRIAPSFRNVLGTLLSKVDSNNQMRGWDLFVNRGVLNLQLADEGPTGLVVKDPAPVKAAPQAFHYDDPHPRPKPALKKPDPKKKMAAAPPPEGKKPGRAIRVAAVMPIPSDGSWKHIFFTYDGSGKAAGIKLYVDGKPIATTIIVDNLRPNDKVQPPTIRTQAPMMLGWRYPEGNPAHDTRYQDLRLYKRALTTDEIARLPYEDYAAELAAGQTTQWNADQWHAMGEFYLNHVNADTMAKQAEIAKLDGELAKLSEGGELSMVSAEKSSIPYADVLTRGVYSARAERVAANTPHYLPALPANMPHNRLALAKWTVSPQNPLTARVTVNRMWYEVFGTGLVETTEDFGIMGGRPSHPELLDWLAVEFRESGWDMKHMYKLMVMSEAYRQSAVSRPDQLKRDPRNLLLAHGPRFRMDAEMLRDVALQSSGLLVNKIGGPSVKPYQPANVWEQVSYPTADTAKYEQDHGDALYRRSMYTYWKRMAIQPDMDAFDAPMRDGACTRRQRTDTPLQALVTMDDVQWVEASRALAQRVIKQGGRQPEQRIRLLSNILLARDPSPKTTAVLMASLDKMQKHYATDVKAADQLVAVGEMKRDTSISAPELAAWTMVASEMLNLDETLTK; encoded by the coding sequence ATGCCTCAGTCTGCGCAGGGCGATGCCAAGCCGATGAAGCCGGAAGAAATTGCGGTGCTGAAGGAGTGGGTGAAAGAGGGTGCGGTCTACCGCCCGCATTGGGCTTTTGAGGTTCCGGTCAAAGTGCAACTGCCGCAAGTGAACAATGCGGCATGGGCCAAGAACCCCATCGATCGTTTCGTCCTGGCGAGTCTGCAGACGGAGGGGTTGAATCCGTCTCCGGAGGCGGACAAGCGTGCGCTCATTCGTCGTGTCACGCTCGATCTGACCGGCCTGCTGCCCGACCCGAAGGAGGTCGAGGCGTTTGTGAAGGATGCATCGCCGGATGCGTATGAACATGTGGTGGACGCTCTGCTGGCGCGACCGTCGTATGGCGAAGCGCGCACACGGTACTGGCTGGACTACACACGCTATGCGGATACGTACGGAATTCACTTCGATAACAATCGCTACATCTCGCCGTATCGCGACTACCTGATCCGCTCCTTCAATCTGAACAAGCCCTATGACCAGTTTGCGATGGAGCAGATTGCCGGCGACATGATGCCGTCGAAGACACTGGATGCGATCATCGCCAGCGCCTATGTTCGCTCGGGTATCAGCAGCAATGAGGGCGGGGCGATTCCTGAAGAGTTGCGCGTGAACATCGCTCGCGAACGTACCGAGGCTTATGGTGCGGCGTTCCTTGGTCTCACAGTTGGCTGCGCCGTATGCCACGACCATAAGTACGATCCCACCACGCAAAAGGACTTCTACTCGTTAAGCGCGTTCTTCAACAATATGGAAGAGCTTCCTTTCAACGGTGACGCGCCGAATTGGGCTCCGGTGGTACGGATGCCGAAGCCGCAAAACGAAGCAGCATATGACCGCGTGTGGGCGAAGCGAACAGAGCTGCAGAGTGATGTTAATCAGGCTCGTGCAGACGAGCGCGGCATGGTCTCCGCGTGGCTTGCATCGCGGAAGGATCTGCCGACTCCTGTGTCACCGGATGCGATGCAACTTCGCCTGCGGCTTGATGAGGGAGGCGGAGAGGTACTGAAGAACTCGGCGCCTCATTCTATGCCTGCGGAGTTTGCCATTGGTAAGAACAAGCCGCAATGGGGAGAGAACACCTTCCTATGGCCTGATTTCCGTCTAGATACGACGACTCGTATAAGTCTCGGCCAGACCGGCGACATGGAGTGGAATCAGCCGTTCTCTGCAGGCGGTTGGGTGATGCTTCGTATTGCGCCCAGTTTCAGGAACGTGCTCGGAACACTGCTTTCCAAAGTGGATAGCAACAACCAGATGCGCGGATGGGACCTGTTCGTAAATCGCGGAGTTCTCAACCTTCAACTGGCAGACGAAGGACCGACCGGTCTTGTCGTGAAGGATCCCGCACCGGTGAAGGCAGCACCGCAGGCTTTTCATTATGACGATCCTCATCCTCGTCCCAAGCCAGCGCTCAAGAAGCCTGATCCTAAGAAAAAGATGGCAGCGGCACCGCCTCCAGAAGGGAAGAAACCGGGCCGTGCGATCCGTGTCGCTGCGGTAATGCCCATCCCTTCCGATGGCTCGTGGAAACACATCTTCTTTACCTACGATGGTTCGGGGAAGGCTGCGGGCATCAAGCTTTACGTTGATGGCAAGCCGATAGCGACGACAATCATCGTGGACAATCTCCGCCCGAACGATAAGGTTCAGCCGCCTACGATTCGGACGCAAGCGCCCATGATGCTTGGCTGGCGCTATCCCGAGGGCAATCCTGCACACGACACGCGGTATCAGGATCTTCGACTGTATAAGCGCGCTCTGACGACGGATGAGATCGCTCGGCTGCCCTATGAAGACTATGCTGCCGAGTTGGCGGCCGGGCAGACCACACAGTGGAATGCGGATCAATGGCACGCAATGGGTGAGTTCTATCTGAACCACGTCAACGCGGACACGATGGCCAAACAGGCTGAAATCGCAAAGCTGGACGGCGAACTTGCCAAGTTATCGGAGGGTGGTGAACTCTCCATGGTCTCCGCTGAAAAGTCTTCGATCCCATATGCTGATGTTCTAACGCGCGGTGTCTATAGCGCACGTGCAGAACGTGTTGCTGCCAACACACCGCACTATCTTCCCGCATTGCCTGCGAACATGCCGCATAATCGTCTGGCACTGGCGAAGTGGACAGTAAGTCCTCAGAATCCGTTGACCGCTCGAGTTACGGTCAATCGTATGTGGTACGAAGTCTTCGGTACTGGACTGGTGGAGACCACGGAAGACTTTGGCATCATGGGTGGTCGTCCTTCGCATCCCGAATTGCTTGACTGGCTTGCCGTCGAGTTTCGCGAGAGCGGATGGGACATGAAGCACATGTACAAGTTGATGGTGATGTCTGAGGCCTATCGCCAAAGTGCGGTGTCTCGACCCGATCAACTGAAGAGAGATCCCCGAAACCTGTTGCTGGCGCATGGTCCGCGCTTCCGCATGGATGCCGAGATGCTGCGCGACGTCGCGCTTCAGAGCAGTGGTTTGCTTGTGAACAAGATAGGTGGCCCAAGTGTGAAACCGTATCAACCTGCGAACGTGTGGGAGCAGGTAAGCTATCCAACGGCCGACACGGCGAAGTATGAGCAGGACCATGGTGACGCACTCTATCGTCGCAGCATGTACACCTACTGGAAGCGAATGGCTATCCAGCCAGACATGGATGCGTTTGACGCGCCGATGCGTGACGGAGCGTGCACACGCAGACAGCGAACGGACACGCCTCTGCAGGCGTTGGTCACCATGGATGATGTGCAGTGGGTGGAGGCGTCCCGAGCGCTTGCACAGCGCGTTATCAAGCAGGGCGGTCGTCAACCGGAGCAACGCATTCGCTTGTTGAGCAACATCCTCCTTGCTCGCGATCCGTCTCCAAAAACAACGGCAGTATTGATGGCCTCGCTCGACAAGATGCAGAAGCATTATGCGACGGATGTGAAGGCTGCAGATCAGCTCGTCGCCGTCGGCGAAATGAAGCGTGACACGTCGATTTCTGCGCCGGAGCTTGCGGCATGGACTATGGTTGCCAGTGAAATGTTGAACCTGGACGAGACGTTGACGAAGTAA